The window GGCGCGGAGCGCCGGTGACGAAGGCTCGGGAGAGCTTGGCTCTCCCGGTGGTCGAGAGACCGGGGGCTTTCACCCCTTGTTGTCTGCGAGATTCGGCCGAATTCGCTCCGACTGCTTCCACCGAGTTATCTCCGACACGAGCAACCGGCTCCACACTCGAAACACGTCCCGCGTATCAGATCTCGTCGACCTCGATCACCTCGTCGTCGTGGTACGCCGTCACCGTCACACCACCCTCGTCCACAGTAACCTCCAGCATCGACCCGCCACCCATCGGTCGCGTCTCGGTCGCGCTTCCCGGGTTCAGCAGGCGATAGCCGTTCACCCGCGCGTCACGCAGTCGGTGGGTGTGTCCCGCGACGCCGACCGTCCGACTCGGCGGGCCGGTCGCGTTCGCCGCCACGATTCCGGTGACACGCTCGGCGTAGTCGTGTGACTCGTCGCGGTCCCGGCGGTGGCCGTGGGTGACGACGATCCGCCAGTCGGTCTCCGGCACGTCGAACGTGGCGACCCGCGGGAGGTCCACGTCCGGCGGGTCGATGTTCCCCCGGACCGCCGTCAGGTGGCCGTCGGTCCAGTCGCGGAAGCGGTTCAGTTCGACCCGGGAGTCGAAGTCTCCGGCGTGGATCGTGTGGTCCGCCGCCGCGACGCGCCGGCGGACCCACCGGGGCGTCTCGGGTGCGCGGTTCGGGACGTGGGTGTCCGCGACGACTGCGAGTTGCATACCGTCACGACGTCCCACACCCGAAAAGTCGTTGTCCCGGCCGACGAACCGCCCGGTATGGCGCACGTCGTCACCTGCTTCCTCCGAAACGCCGAGGCGGTCCTGCTGGTCCGCCGGGCCGCGGACGCCTCCACCTACCCCGGTCTGTGGGCCGGCGTCTCCGGCTACGTCGAGGGCGACCCCGACCAGACCGAACCGGACGCTCGCCGGG of the Salinirubrum litoreum genome contains:
- a CDS encoding metallophosphoesterase family protein, whose product is MQLAVVADTHVPNRAPETPRWVRRRVAAADHTIHAGDFDSRVELNRFRDWTDGHLTAVRGNIDPPDVDLPRVATFDVPETDWRIVVTHGHRRDRDESHDYAERVTGIVAANATGPPSRTVGVAGHTHRLRDARVNGYRLLNPGSATETRPMGGGSMLEVTVDEGGVTVTAYHDDEVIEVDEI